The Anastrepha obliqua isolate idAnaObli1 chromosome 5, idAnaObli1_1.0, whole genome shotgun sequence DNA window cgaatAGTTGGCTTTTAAATTGaacctattattatttttttgaagtggaaCTTCTTTACGCGCGTcagagagaaagagaatagTCTCCGCTTTGTGCGGTGCTTCGTAGTCTCCCCACTCTGTACATACGTATTACAGAGTATACACagacaatatacatatgtactcttATGCATACTATGCCACATATTGCCGCCTACGGCCTATTTTATATGGTGACATCCGTATACAGACGCCTAGACACGTATAAAATGACGCGGATTTTTGTAGTCCACGTGctcatcaaaattattattattaaataatatttaatatttaaatatatattcagtgaaagtaaagttaaaatttccaaattaattTCCAGTTAGAACAGGTATGTaatgataaatttttatgaatatacTATGTCAAATTTAGTACCTACCTAtacgaagaaattaaatatcagtATATTATGATCACAGGTACTATTGAGGAAAAACTGCTGTGCCTTACTAAGCCCGATTTGACATCACTAATTTGAGTATTTGtaagtataattttataatagttATACATATTATTGTATTGGATgaccataaaaaatattgttgatttCCAATTTGGTATTATTATTGTACTATTTGTTATAGACTTCAATATACCAAAAACGCCTGCTGAACGTGCACGAGAATACAGAGctcgaaaaaaattgtcgaaGCAAGAAAAACCGCCAGCGCAAACAGCAGCACAACTCAATCCAgaaattaagaagtttcacttcaaatatgCGCACGTGGTGCGGCTggttctttttatattatttttcaaatgtaAACGGTTTTGTCAAATAACAATTGAACTGTTGATtaagtttaattgaatttcgAATCGATTAgtctaaaatgtatgtatgcacaatgCTTTTTCTTGAGTTTTTCTATTTGGAATATTGAttcttcacttcaaaaataatttgacTAAAAAATAAGTCAGGATTTGATCAGTTATTAgcgcactttttttcaaaaagttggaGAAGTAAAAGGATACTTGTAGATGAAGTCCTGAATTAGCGACTCCAGGCATGTAATGTGGGTAAACCAAAACTTAGATTTTCCTCGATTTGCATATGATTTGGAACCTCCTTATTTACTTccttgaattaatattttgcccAACCTATTATATAAAAGGCTTTGTTAGCGGTTATTTAAAACTGAACTTAAAAGTAATTCTGATTAGCGTTGACACCTgaattttatggcaaaaataacaACCAATAATAAATTTCACTACAATAATAAGATATAGGTAACAAATGAAacgtatacaattttattaaaaaaaatgttgtatgtgGTTTTGCTACAtggtttttattgcatttcattttaatagtAAAACATGGATATCAGATGAAAGGTgtttaataaaagcaaaaattttaaatattcaaaaatatacatatacgttTATGTAAATAAGACATTAAGAGaatcatatttttaaatcaCATTGATatctaattttgaataaaatcttttaatttataacaaaatttattggaGGTAGTTaggatatgggtatcaaacaaAATGTGTTCAACAGAATGAATAaagctttaattaaaaatatgtatgtgtatggcaAATCCACCTAATGGTGAATAACAGTACAGATGAATTAAACATTATGGGTGAGTATCTCGAAAATTAAGTATTATTGAGAACATTTtagctgtaaaatattttttgaatggcgttgtaactaaatttttaaGTCAAAAAGTGTTGTAATTGTCTTATAATgtaaagtatgtacatacatctacTTTAAGAAGCATCATTATTCGAAAACCACTATCGAGAAGAGGACCTCATGGCTTTGCGAACGACGTATATTATCTCCAAAAAATGAGCACTCAGCTGTAATAAGCCATACAATTGTAGATAAAATAAACGGAGATGTAATGACGCACACATCGATAGATTCGACTTTAAAGCAAGAAGAATTAACTGTTTATCCAGTGTTTTATTGCTAAATAGCCTAACTCTTCGGGACTACCATTACACCGCATAAAAAATTCTAGCTCTTGAAGCAATTATTTTGACTGGTCGGGCCACTACAGCCGGGTTGGTGCTTGACGACGACTGGGAAGTGCACGAGCTCGAAAATATATAAGCATTTACTATATAACATAGAGAAACATCAAATCAAAATAGAATCAACATTTTCTCTAAACTTTCCTCTCCAAATTGGCATTCCCAGGGCTCCCATTACTAATAGCTCACAACAACTAAAAAACACTATGACTCCATAAAGAAATTCTACGCAGCCTACGCAGATGATTTTTACTagtaaaaaaagtaagtaaaaacaaGCATACAAATTCTCCTGCTACGGCAGGCATTTTGACGCGGTGCAGGGGCTTAATTGAATGTCAAAACGGATCAAAACACCAGGAGGAATTGCAATAACGACTGTAAACAACCGCAAACTAGTGGGTTGGTCTCGTTCCCggtgcatacaaccgcaatcgCCACTAAGGTCAAAAGCCAAATTTTCAAATCGATAGCTGATAGACTTAGGACAAAGACAACGGCCGGCAATTGCCCGGTCGGTTCTGAATTATGCACCGTCTATCTGTTCGCTgtaactagtgacacgcagtgaaTTAAGCTAAAAGCATGGCAAAATACTGCCATCAGGAGAGACACGGAATGTCTCCTGATGTCTTCTTTACAACATCTCCACAGCGAGGCTACTTTGGTCCTAGTTGGGGACCATAGTAGGATGAGGAGCGAGCAATTCCTAATGTGATGATACGCAAGAACCACCCCTACAGGCTCTTGCTGGAGGCTGAGCCACCTCAAAGGCACGTCAGGAGCCTTCTCTTCGACTTAACTGATGACATCCAAAACCTAACACGACAGCCACCAGGATACACACAGACTATAAACGGCAATCATCGGGTCTCTTACTACCTATTTAAACTCCCGTCCCCCGAATGCGGTCTTCGACATCCAACCAACACCCATCGCAGTCGACAAGTTGTCTTGTGACACTAACTACCTATTCACCTGCttgggtctaccgttagatgcGATTGACAAAGATAGAAAGTAACTTCAGGCAGGCAGTCCTTGATAAAATGCtataacaaaagcaacaatatgGTAATTACCTATTCACGTACCCActtatctaacacccctctccgtTTCGACCTACCCCGgtgaaacagcatgtttctgGGCCTACCCTTAGATGAGATTGGCGATAGTGACTGATAACTCTACCGCGCCTGGCAGTCTGGTCGATATATATTATTCCAGATAAATTacttattttgaaacataaacgtaaacgtaatataaaaaaacgtaatttactgaaatttgaaatgtgaagataattttttaagtaaatgagCTTTGCACAATAATACGAATTTCAGCAgttagtatacatatgtactataataatacataggtacatatatttatatgcatatttaaatgaatgatttttgtttcaaatttcatacttaCCTAAAGCCATGGGATATTTTGCCAAATGACCCATGTCGTACAGTAACCAAAGCAATTTTTGCTGCAAATCCGCAACTTCTACACAATCACTATTTGCTGTCATTGATATATTAATCGCTGAGACTACAGCAGTAACTTCCATAGCTCTATCACATACAACTGCCAAGCCACCCAAATATAACCAGGTTCCAGATTCAATCCCAGCGGTTATATCTTGACCGCGTTTATCTTCACTACCTTTACCATGCCACGTAACCTCAATACATTCAGTGTGCTTTAATCCAAATACGACCCAGGCGTGGTCTTCAGATATAGCCAAATGTACATCACGATAGCCTAACATCTGACAGCCTGCCACAACTGCAAGAGCTACACCAAAGCAATCCAATTTATTGCCAGATAAATAACTGTACAGGTTTTGCAAATGAGCCCGATCCTTGTAACTACTTCTTATTAAAGAGTGCCAAATTACGTCTGATACTTTTTTGATGACTTCGCGAGTTGCTTGGCGATTTTGCGTTGGTTTTGGTTTATCAACTACGGATAGTatgctttgaaattttttatataatcccGAAACCAACTCATAAGTTACAACAGGAAAAGGTACACTGTTGCTCTTTATTATGCCGCAAGTTGACGCtaaggaagaaaataaaaactaaaatgtttcgaaaattgCAATCTAAGCAAAATACCTGACGTTAAACCAACACCAGCCGCAAGAAGTGGAAGGGAAGAAATAGTCGTATTTGTAGTTGCGTTCGATAGTGCATGTTCGGCTGCTAAGGCAGCATCACCTGTAGTTAAGGAAAGCTCGACATAGCCCGCAACAATTGAAAGCAAAGTTAAGTCGGGCTCAATTCCATGCCCCTGGGAACCTGATTCTAGTGATCGacgaaaaaaattcacaacatCTGTTATTGATTTAAGTGGAAAATTACTGGGATCTACTGTTGAATGCTGATAACTTTGACGTTCCGTTTGAATAATATGTGGGTGCTGATGGTTATTTGAATGGCCAACAGATGGACTAGCACTCGCACTACGGGTAACGGAAGACATTGTGTATGTACTAATTGCTTCTATTATTAATATTACTTCAACGACCGAGCTATCTGACGCACCAGTCAGGAGTACATCAACTGCCGAAATCTAGGGACGCCACAAGTTGACAAACAACTTTTCCTGTTGCTCTATTAAGACCTTCACCTCTCGTTTGTTATATCTTTTGTTTTATTCGTTATTGCTTCAATGCTAACGTTTCTATTGCTGCGGTTCGgttcttttataaatattattttgcgaGCACATTGAACACGACGGAAAAAGCCAAAACTATTGTTTGTCACAGCTTTTGGTTAAGTTTATTTATGGCTTTTATATATGTCAATATTGGATAGGCTTTCCGAAATTACAAATAcgtcttaaaataaaaagaataacaTCATTCCATCACACCAATGAAGAGGACTATTATTCACATTCCCCCATGTGcaaaaattttgcattattcCTGAACGAAATGTTCCATGTCTAAAAAATATCCGGGATTTGATCACATACTAAAATGCATCGCTTGCCTTTTAACTCACatgttacttttttatttattttttctattccacGTTAAGAAATTATAATGCCactatatacgtatgtatattcaaTCGCCACCTGCAATCCGTGCTActcaattatttttgtatctTTCTCTATTTTAACTTTCCAACGCACTTTCGTATTGTTTACAAAACATTAAATGACGTCTTATAATATGCGAGGAAAACATAACAAACAGATGGATAGTGTTGTGGCTTTCAACCATTTTAAGTAATGACATTGTGCTGTTTAACTGTGGTGAATTATTAAACAGGGCTTCAATCTGCAAGGCATTGAGCGTTTAATTGGAAATCAGAGTTAAACttgtactaaaaaattttgaaggccATGAAATTCggaaattttgtttaacaaaattggtatagtttttagtgaaaaaaagcACTAAAGCACACTACACATAGCTCACAAAATAATCCCGCCTGAAATATTTTATCCACATGTTACAATTCTTCAAagggattttaataaaatgaaatttaaagagAAATTGTATAAAGCTGTAAGCATTTTCATTATATGTCAACCACAACTAAAAATcagaaatgcaatttttttcaagatgaGTTAGTAGGAAAACactcaaattttttgaagtgcttattataattttaaagagCAAAGAATGGGAGTTTAAAACTGAATATCTCCTCCACTCAAGATGATAGTAAACAAGGTTTCCCCATCCCAGACCGTGATGTCAgccaataaacaaaagaaacgaaaaaaaagaggAAGGAGAAGCAAGAGAAAGGTCATCTGGAGGCTTTATAACATTTgcgctttcacaatttaacaacaatttttattattttgttaaaattccaaatattaacCGAGAGAGGTACTATAAGGTACCGATTTAGAAGGCCAAGTGGTGTATAGATGAAGCAAATGAACATATGTCGGcaaattaaattacatgtgtGTACAAGGCAGTGCAgcctaatgagctatagccatactcgctagcggcgaagcTTACtcgataattttgttattgcttgCGCATGTAATGTGAGTTAGTGGGTCCATCGGGTTTGACGTGTTTTATGTTCTAAAATTATTGCTTAAATGTAAAACAAATGCTTGTATTTCTAAATAATtcctatattttttaatcactcAATTCGCCGCTTTTCGATTGCATCAAGTTACcttaagaaatttttagcaAACAAAAGTTTCAAATTGGCACAGCAGAAGAGTAAAATTTTCTCACCATATTAAAAAACTGTTAACCCCAAGGCAAGGGTTTATTttctgtgcatacatatatatcgtcAATTCGCCAAGGACAAATCAAGGCGCATTTATAAGGGGTGGTTTTATTAGAACATCTGATATTTTTGTCTCGGTGATTCTTTTCGTTTAAATTATGTGTTTTGTTTctacttcttcttaattggcgcgataaccgcttattcgattctggccgagtttaacaaagcgcgccagtcgttttttttcgtgctaacaggcgccagttggacacaccaagtgaatccaagtccttctccacctgatatttccaacgcgcATGATTCCTTTGTTTGGAAAGCCTCAAATGAGAGGAAGGTAATGCAGCGGCGCTATAATAATGAAGATACAAGTTCGTGGCTATTAGGTGAGTaattaaataggaaaaaattaagagacgggaataaatatgtatatttttagggAATTCTGGATACCCTCTTGAGCCATGGCTTATGCCCCCGTATGGATTACGCGAAAGTGAGACCGACGTAGGCAAATGTATTTTCAACGATATTCATAGTAAGGCTAGAAGCATTGGCGTATACAAAGGTTCCTGCATTTATTGAATCAAAGGTAAATATACTAACATTAATTGCATTGTTCACTTTAGGCCGCTGAAGAATATTATCGGACGATAGAAAGCCAAGGTACAACGCAacattatttgcaaaaattgcaaacgTTTGCGCCGCTCTTCACAATGTATGTATCAATAGAAatattccatttcaattcagcaACGAAACTCTAACTCCAAGACAAGAAGGACTGTTAGAATGTACACTATTGGACATAAACAATCGATTATCAGAAAGGATAAGAAAGAGAATAAAAGACCATCTTTCCCAACCAgccatgtaaaaatttaattttattgctgataaattaaataaagtgtcttaagtataacaaaaaattgtacttcatTTCTCAGGTATACCTATgtctttctttttataaaaagtaaataactaaGCTTAAAGTTATCATATACATAAAGTAACTcattattaattcatttttcgTTTTAGCAATGCGATTTCACATTTCAGGTTTTTCAAGTCATACTCTAAGACTTGaatcttcatttttttatattgcactTCAGTTGCAATTTGTGTCTCCTTTAGTTGCAGTTTCCTTTTTGCGATTTCATTGCTCTCTTCGAAAAGCCTCAATACttcactttgaaattttttttgcttctcaatctctttttcaattattttgactTTGGGGTCTGAATACCTTTTTCTTTTAGCAGCTTGTTGACCCTCGTCGATTTCCACTTCCTcacgtatattaatttttggcgTCTCAGTCTTGCTTGAGGTTTTGCCTTCGTCGTCACTCGAAGAATTATCGGCGCTCGAGATTTGGCTCAAGTATTCGCTAACGAAAGTATCGTCTGCCTGAGGAGCCGCAGTAGAACAGCTAGGTCCGTCTGTATGGCAACCATATGAATTTGTGCCTGGTACTCTCAATATATGCTCGCTTATTTTGGCTGCGGCAACTATCTGTTCCTCCATATGATTCAATGCAATCGCATCATACGGACCACCACCCGTTTTCGTCATGCTTTTCATGCGCTGGGTAAGCTTGTGTTTTGCATTGTACTTGTAGTCAGTCCATACCTAGGGGTTTTACAAGAATTTATTACcacaaatgaaaaatgtttaaaagtaatGGTAAGTGTTAATACAAACTTTCTGCCATCCTTTTGTTGGCTTCACGGGGGGTCCATTACTATTTAACAATTGCGTTAGCTTATCCCATATTTGTTTCTTCTTCGAACGGCCATTAGCTGCACTCTGTAAACTATTTTTAGCTAATGAATCGTgcttttccatatattttacCATTATATTTCGTTGAGCAGCATTTGTTTGTTGAGACCTGTGTAAATAACTATATAAAAcctaaaatttcacaaaaaatttacatttttaacttacattttgaagaaataagcagctgagaaaatgaaaaacgagaGCAAATGTGGGGTCGAGCTGTATCTATCGAACGTTAACgctacaacattttttgttagagAAAGCAAAAACGATTACTTCGATTATCGTTTTTGCTCGATATCGAATTAAAGAAAGCCACCCCGGTGCATAAATTCCTCCCGTTGATGTTGAAGACTCTATTGCGCTAGAAGAAACAATAAAGAGAGTAATAAGACAGTATTTTCCTCACTTTACACAACCCAGAAGCTCGGAGATAAAGTGCTAGATCTGCGGTAAGGCTGGACATATTGCACGCAATTGTAGAATACCACATAGCCAACCGAAGACGAGCTCAAGCGGAAGGAAGCAACATaatctgaaaaacaaaacatcttGGGCATCGTAAAGGGAAGCAAGAAGTTAAGGCTGATTCAGTACTTCGGCGACCTGGTGATATCAAGTGTAAACATCACATCAATGCACTTAGAACCCGATGAGTGGGAACCAAGTACGATAAGGGAGAGTCAATTGAATGATGCTGACTTAAAAACGATCATAAACGCGAAAGTCGCTGGAAAGAGATCATCCAAAACTGAAATGGTGAAAGAAAGTCCTGTGGCTAAGGCATATTGGGTACAGTGGAATAGTCTTAAAGTCATTAATAGAGTTTTGCACCGTGTATGGGAAAGCGAAGACGGAAATCATTCGCGTAATCTGATTATAGGTTCTAAATCCAGAATTACATCCATGTTACAGGAATTCCATAATGCAATCCAATCACTGGGTTcggctataacaacctctaaagtggtggaactaagcaggaatagcctcaccaccttgagtgaaaaccgtaaagttaccttaatctggatcCCTGGGCATCGGAGCATTGAACATTGAACTCCGGATCggggattgtagatggagaggcCAAACGAAATGCGAAATTAGCAACCTCAAACAGTCGTCAacattgttaaacatgaaaagacgggacgcctggagactaacgtcagtataactggcttttggtctgttggAGAACAAGCACCCAAAATGGGAATCCCTCAGAACATATACTGtgacagttgtaaacaaccggagaaaaaggaaacaatcttccagttCCCCTGTGAATGGCACTCTGGACCTTtccggactggtggactatgcactcccgcctacacttgccattacaacgttcacgaccctcctaccctaagggaagagtgggaatgggacgatgtaagacagggccaTCCATGTATACGCAGATGGCTAAATGCTCTAGGGCAGGGTGGGCGCATGTGTATACTCCGAACATCTGAGCatatccttcagttttcggcccaccgactactgtagtgtatttcaggctgaactgatggcagtAATGTTTAACaaagctttgttaaactcgtccaGAATggtttaagcggttatcgcgccatttaagaagaagaagaaggaaatggcaataatgaaagccgcgtCACGGGTTCAGCGTGATGCGATATGTCGAAATGATATCTACGTTTTcattgatagccaagcggcgataaaatccctcacaaaacagtcgacaacctctctTAACGAGTTGGCAGTGTCATTtcacctaacttaacctagcGATTCGCcatcgactctcactcctgctctcagagagtactgcccaacaaaccggcatgcacgaacaatggaacaacatttctcgttctctacgtaccgccgccgaagaagaaatcggattccggcgagcccaaaaaaaaagtcagtacgtcgaggaatgtcatgctgccgcagaaagaaaggatgccacctatagagccacgctgcgatcgggcgcaacgcgagccatgcgGGATCTCTACATAGAGCTAAAGAAGGAAGatagacgtattatccgaaagaagaaacgagaggccgaaatacgtgagtgcgaggagtttGAGAGGCTggtcaataggaacaacgcccgaaaattctaccagaaagttcggcggcttacagaatggagcaatcttaaattatggagggaaaacTTCTCAAACctcgcactcgcgtatcggcacccacgtcactgtaggcagttataatttcgaggttgtaaaagacttcgtttatttagaaaccaTCATTAACACCtaaataatgtcagccttgaaatcccacgtataatctctcttgccaacaagtgctactttggactaagtaagcaactgagcagtaaagtcctctctcgacgaacaaaactaggcGCAAAGCGAATTGTGCACCAGAACAG harbors:
- the LOC129248328 gene encoding uncharacterized protein LOC129248328, producing the protein MSQQTNAAQRNIMVKYMEKHDSLAKNSLQSAANGRSKKKQIWDKLTQLLNSNGPPVKPTKGWQKVWTDYKYNAKHKLTQRMKSMTKTGGGPYDAIALNHMEEQIVAAAKISEHILRVPGTNSYGCHTDGPSCSTAAPQADDTFVSEYLSQISSADNSSSDDEGKTSSKTETPKINIREEVEIDEGQQAAKRKRYSDPKVKIIEKEIEKQKKFQSEVLRLFEESNEIAKRKLQLKETQIATEVQYKKMKIQVLEYDLKNLKCEIALLKRKMN